One part of the Salinivirga cyanobacteriivorans genome encodes these proteins:
- a CDS encoding (2Fe-2S) ferredoxin domain-containing protein yields the protein MRFKTTISICLGSSCYRRGNQEVLELIKEYLNENQLADQVEFKGHLCTGKCAEGPNLQINGKEFHHVDRNAVIEILDKHFQLV from the coding sequence ATGCGGTTTAAAACAACAATATCTATTTGTCTTGGAAGCTCCTGTTATCGCAGGGGAAACCAGGAGGTGCTCGAATTAATCAAGGAGTACCTGAACGAAAATCAATTAGCCGACCAGGTAGAGTTTAAAGGGCATTTATGCACTGGTAAGTGTGCTGAAGGACCCAATTTGCAAATCAATGGCAAGGAATTTCATCATGTGGACCGGAATGCGGTTATCGAAATTCTGGATAAGCATTTTCAACTGGTCTGA